A DNA window from Pseudomonas tohonis contains the following coding sequences:
- a CDS encoding sulfite oxidase-like oxidoreductase has protein sequence MHDKASRLRKARAVKNDPAHGTRLPPGQVLTERFPILHEGEVPRYALADWSLRLHGALSRPLELRFDDLLQLPQREVRCDIHCVTRWSKFDTRWRGVHLGDLLQAHGIEPQGAFVMAHADTDYQTNLALADLLHPDSLLALAYDDQPLTPQHGWPLRLLVAGRYFWKSAKWLRALEFTTEEAPGFWERNGFHLHADPFLEQRFSGEALDIPEDEWQRKAYD, from the coding sequence ATGCACGACAAGGCATCGCGGTTGCGCAAGGCGAGGGCGGTGAAGAACGACCCGGCCCACGGCACGCGCCTGCCGCCGGGGCAGGTGCTCACCGAGCGCTTCCCCATCCTTCACGAGGGCGAGGTGCCCAGGTACGCGTTGGCCGACTGGTCGCTGCGCCTGCACGGCGCGCTGTCCAGGCCCCTGGAGCTGCGCTTCGACGACCTGTTGCAGCTGCCGCAGCGTGAGGTGCGCTGCGACATCCACTGCGTCACCCGCTGGTCGAAGTTCGACACCCGCTGGCGCGGCGTGCACCTGGGCGACCTGCTGCAGGCCCACGGCATCGAGCCGCAGGGCGCCTTCGTCATGGCCCACGCCGACACGGACTACCAGACCAACCTCGCCCTGGCCGACCTGCTACATCCCGACAGCCTGCTGGCGCTGGCCTACGACGACCAGCCGCTGACGCCCCAGCACGGCTGGCCGCTGCGCCTGCTGGTGGCCGGGCGCTACTTCTGGAAGAGCGCCAAGTGGCTGCGCGCCCTGGAGTTCACCACCGAGGAGGCGCCGGGCTTCTGGGAGCGCAATGGCTTCCACCTGCACGCCGACCCCTTCCTCGAACAGCGCTTCTCCGGCGAGGCGCTGGACATCCCCGAGGACGAGTGGCAACGCAAGGCCTATGACTGA
- a CDS encoding substrate-binding domain-containing protein, with amino-acid sequence MPALINRALRRLAAGALALSLASGASAAGIDGAPAPFDKGGVRIALVGYLFSGDFPEAYLRGVEKQSRALGVDLRLFDARQRAATQREQLEQAIDLGVDGIIVQLGLAETLKDTVDKAVAKGIKVVAFDVELGNPGVTQIEQDHHALAQLALDQALKDNGNAFQAGYVFIGGFTPMERRDEIWRQVKAANPGIVEKARFGTLNPPIANSVADQASAVLRANPGLQVIFAPFDEFAKGAKIAVDEAGLGEQVKIYSADISTADIQIMKEPGSAWAATAAVNPEVAGAISVRTLAQRIAGEETGPRVQVPATLITRQQLLDLDVKNVRDLAQKLPAFGESASVARSPWIPLAD; translated from the coding sequence ATGCCTGCATTGATCAACCGCGCCCTGCGTCGCCTCGCGGCCGGCGCCCTGGCCCTGTCCCTCGCCTCCGGCGCCAGCGCCGCCGGCATCGACGGTGCCCCGGCCCCCTTCGACAAGGGCGGCGTACGCATCGCCCTGGTCGGCTACCTGTTCTCCGGCGACTTCCCCGAGGCCTACCTGCGCGGCGTGGAGAAGCAGTCCAGGGCCCTGGGCGTCGACCTGCGCCTGTTCGATGCCCGCCAGCGGGCAGCGACCCAGCGCGAGCAGCTGGAGCAGGCGATCGACCTGGGCGTGGACGGCATCATCGTCCAGCTCGGCCTGGCGGAAACCCTCAAGGACACCGTCGACAAGGCCGTGGCCAAGGGCATCAAGGTGGTGGCCTTCGACGTCGAGCTGGGCAACCCCGGCGTGACCCAGATCGAGCAGGACCACCACGCCCTGGCGCAACTGGCCCTGGACCAGGCGCTGAAGGACAACGGCAACGCCTTCCAGGCCGGCTACGTGTTCATCGGCGGCTTCACGCCCATGGAGCGTCGCGACGAGATCTGGCGCCAGGTCAAGGCGGCCAACCCGGGCATCGTCGAGAAGGCCCGCTTCGGCACCCTCAACCCGCCCATCGCCAACTCGGTGGCGGACCAGGCCAGCGCCGTGCTGCGCGCCAACCCCGGCCTGCAGGTGATCTTCGCGCCCTTCGACGAGTTCGCCAAAGGCGCCAAGATCGCTGTCGACGAAGCCGGCCTGGGCGAGCAGGTGAAGATCTACAGCGCCGACATCTCCACCGCCGACATCCAGATCATGAAGGAGCCGGGCAGCGCCTGGGCCGCCACCGCCGCGGTGAACCCGGAAGTGGCCGGCGCCATCAGCGTGCGCACCCTGGCCCAGCGCATCGCCGGGGAAGAGACCGGCCCCCGCGTGCAGGTGCCCGCCACCCTGATTACCCGCCAGCAGCTGCTGGACCTGGATGTGAAGAACGTGCGCGACCTGGCGCAGAAGCTGCCGGCCTTCGGCGAGTCGGCCAGCGTCGCCCGCTCGCCGTGGATTCCCCTGGCCGACTGA
- a CDS encoding ABC transporter permease — translation MPESSSPSTFTPPLGATLLRLAIHYGLLLVLGLILVLFAVLEPAFLRVGNLFIILQSVSIVALLALGVTLTMAVGGLDLSIGAVAAMSLMCASYVMVVLGWGPLPAVAISLACGALVGLLNGFLIVRLGVPDILATLGSMFLVIGLQLIPTGGRSIAVGMTLPNGDEAAGSFSAAFLALGRARLWDTVPVPVVVMLVVALLVWAFLERTRFGRVFYAIGGNERAARLAGAPVERYKLLAYVLSASLASLGGLLLAARLGRGDVSSGNGLVLDALGAALIGFAVLGARKPNAFGTLVGALLVATLLNGLTMLNAPYYAQDFVKGAVLVLALMFTFGLAQRAR, via the coding sequence GTGCCTGAATCCTCTTCGCCCTCGACCTTCACCCCGCCCCTGGGGGCGACGCTGCTGCGCCTGGCCATCCACTACGGCCTGTTGCTGGTGCTGGGGCTGATCCTGGTGCTGTTCGCCGTGCTGGAGCCGGCGTTCCTGCGGGTGGGCAACCTGTTCATCATCCTGCAGTCGGTGTCCATCGTCGCGCTGCTGGCCCTGGGCGTGACCCTGACCATGGCGGTGGGCGGGCTGGACCTGTCCATCGGCGCGGTGGCCGCCATGAGCCTGATGTGCGCCAGCTACGTGATGGTGGTGCTCGGCTGGGGGCCGCTGCCGGCGGTGGCCATCAGCCTGGCCTGCGGCGCGCTGGTGGGGCTGCTCAACGGCTTTCTCATCGTGCGCCTGGGCGTGCCGGACATCCTCGCCACCCTCGGCAGCATGTTCCTGGTCATCGGCCTGCAACTGATCCCCACCGGCGGCCGCTCCATCGCTGTCGGCATGACCCTGCCCAACGGCGACGAGGCCGCAGGCAGCTTCAGCGCCGCCTTCCTCGCCCTCGGCCGCGCGCGGCTGTGGGACACGGTGCCGGTGCCCGTGGTCGTAATGCTGGTGGTGGCGCTGCTGGTGTGGGCATTCCTCGAACGCACGCGCTTCGGCCGGGTGTTCTACGCCATCGGCGGCAACGAGCGGGCGGCGCGCCTGGCCGGTGCCCCGGTGGAGCGCTACAAGCTGCTGGCCTACGTGCTCTCCGCCTCCCTGGCCTCACTCGGCGGGCTGCTGCTGGCGGCGCGCCTGGGGCGTGGCGACGTCAGCTCCGGCAACGGCCTGGTGCTCGACGCCCTGGGCGCCGCACTGATCGGCTTCGCCGTGCTCGGCGCGCGCAAGCCCAACGCCTTCGGCACCCTGGTCGGCGCCTTGCTGGTGGCGACCCTGCTCAACGGCCTGACCATGCTCAACGCGCCTTACTACGCCCAGGACTTCGTCAAGGGCGCGGTGCTGGTGCTGGCGCTGATGTTCACCTTCGGCCTCGCCCAACGCGCGCGCTGA
- a CDS encoding sugar ABC transporter ATP-binding protein encodes MTASIAARPDALASALVSARALGKSFGASPVLQGIDLDLFPGEVVALLGANGAGKSTLVKVLAGSHGHDAGELRVQGRAVRFASPQAARRAGIVAVHQHVDDAVVPGLSVAENLVLDELCQPGNGVWAGRGRLRERAAHIAAGLDLHLPLDASIESLGTAERQLVVLARALALEPRLLILDEPTASLSASEAERLFALIDSLRQRGVAILYISHRLSDLQRIADRAIVLRDGRLAGEFAAPLDLAAAVVAMLGSALAAVTLERHAPGREVLAVRGCRLDARGAPFDLSLHEGEVVALTGLLGAGKSEIAELLFGLRRAAAGRITLDGRPWAPASPRQAIAGGVFMATEDRTRGSLVPGFSLARTLTLPFLARFSRAGFIDRRAERDAVQAQVQALGIKCAGIEVPMDTLSGGNQQKVVLARWLLGEGRVLILDEPFQGVDIRARREIGARIRASAAGRATLVICTDPDEALEIADRILVVRDGAVVGGHANDGLQRADLVAQLAGVPAHPLSDYPHRQGAARA; translated from the coding sequence CAACGGTGCCGGCAAGTCGACCCTGGTCAAGGTGCTCGCCGGCAGCCATGGCCACGACGCCGGCGAGTTGCGGGTGCAGGGCAGGGCGGTGCGCTTCGCCTCCCCCCAGGCGGCGCGCCGTGCCGGGATCGTCGCCGTACACCAGCACGTGGACGATGCGGTGGTGCCGGGCCTCAGCGTGGCGGAGAACCTGGTGCTGGACGAACTCTGCCAGCCCGGCAACGGCGTCTGGGCCGGGCGGGGGCGGTTGCGTGAGCGCGCCGCGCACATCGCCGCCGGGCTCGATCTGCACCTGCCGCTGGATGCGTCCATCGAATCGCTGGGCACCGCCGAGCGGCAACTGGTGGTGCTGGCCCGCGCCCTGGCGCTGGAGCCGCGCCTGCTGATCCTCGACGAGCCCACCGCATCGCTGTCGGCCAGCGAGGCCGAGCGCCTGTTCGCATTGATCGACAGCCTGCGCCAGCGCGGCGTGGCGATCCTCTACATCTCCCATCGCCTGTCCGACCTGCAGCGCATCGCCGACCGCGCCATCGTCCTGCGCGATGGGCGTCTGGCCGGCGAGTTCGCCGCGCCGCTGGACCTTGCCGCCGCCGTGGTGGCGATGCTCGGCTCGGCCCTGGCGGCGGTCACGCTGGAGCGCCACGCCCCCGGCCGCGAGGTGCTGGCGGTGCGCGGATGCCGGCTCGATGCGCGCGGCGCGCCCTTCGACCTCAGCCTGCACGAGGGCGAGGTGGTGGCGCTCACCGGCCTGCTCGGTGCCGGCAAGAGCGAGATCGCCGAGCTGCTGTTCGGCCTGCGCCGCGCCGCTGCCGGGCGCATCACCCTCGACGGCCGGCCCTGGGCGCCGGCCTCGCCACGCCAGGCCATCGCCGGGGGCGTGTTCATGGCCACCGAGGACCGCACGCGCGGTTCCCTGGTGCCGGGCTTCTCCCTGGCGCGCACCCTGACCTTGCCGTTTCTCGCGCGCTTCAGCCGCGCCGGGTTCATCGACCGCCGCGCCGAACGCGACGCGGTGCAAGCCCAGGTGCAGGCGCTGGGCATCAAGTGCGCGGGCATCGAGGTGCCCATGGACACCCTCTCCGGCGGCAACCAGCAGAAGGTGGTGCTGGCCCGCTGGCTGCTCGGCGAGGGCCGTGTGCTGATCCTCGACGAGCCTTTCCAGGGCGTGGACATCCGCGCCCGCCGCGAGATCGGTGCGCGCATCCGCGCCAGCGCCGCCGGCCGCGCCACCCTGGTGATCTGCACCGACCCCGACGAGGCGCTGGAGATCGCCGACCGCATCCTGGTGGTACGCGATGGCGCCGTGGTCGGTGGCCACGCCAACGACGGCCTGCAACGCGCCGACCTGGTGGCGCAGCTGGCCGGCGTCCCCGCGCACCCCCTTTCCGACTACCCGCATCGCCAAGGAGCCGCGCGTGCCTGA